A region of Polyangiaceae bacterium DNA encodes the following proteins:
- a CDS encoding OmpA family protein encodes MKRVLAWALVVLVPALSFAACANGPKLRGQIEGLSKVAEQAERNGAVRCAPRELATAQSHLKFAAMELDQGFISNAKRHLWIAEPNAHAAVFLSPPQYCAERGFVEMKAKPKPAPGDRDGDGFLDPEDACPDEPENFNGFKDEDGCPDDPDTDGDGLTDSIDSCVLEPEDKDQYLDDDGCPDVDNDLDGILDAKDKCPNEPEDPDGYEDEDGCPDPDNDKDTVLDLKDQCPNEIGSATQEPLGCPAKPALVVVTDCEVKITQQIHFEYNKAVIRKESFGVLDAVVDVLNKNPDIKIEVQGHTDNRGSAKYNKTLSDKRAASVMKYLVSHGTPASRLTSHGYGFERPLVPNNSEQNMALNRRVQFVRTEGAKEGCPKTQGN; translated from the coding sequence ATGAAGCGCGTTCTCGCCTGGGCGCTCGTCGTCTTGGTGCCGGCGCTCTCGTTCGCGGCCTGCGCCAACGGACCGAAGCTCCGCGGACAAATCGAGGGCTTGAGCAAGGTCGCCGAACAGGCGGAGCGCAACGGCGCCGTCCGCTGTGCTCCGCGCGAGCTGGCGACGGCGCAGAGCCACCTGAAGTTCGCCGCCATGGAGCTCGATCAGGGCTTCATCTCCAACGCCAAGCGGCACCTGTGGATCGCCGAGCCGAACGCCCACGCGGCGGTGTTCCTCTCGCCGCCGCAGTATTGCGCGGAACGCGGCTTCGTCGAGATGAAGGCGAAGCCCAAGCCCGCGCCGGGTGACCGCGACGGCGACGGCTTCCTCGATCCGGAGGATGCCTGCCCGGACGAGCCAGAGAATTTCAACGGATTCAAGGACGAAGACGGCTGCCCCGACGATCCGGACACGGACGGCGACGGGCTGACGGACTCCATCGACTCCTGCGTGCTCGAGCCAGAGGACAAGGACCAGTACCTCGACGACGACGGCTGCCCGGATGTGGACAACGACCTCGACGGCATCCTCGACGCTAAGGACAAGTGCCCCAACGAGCCGGAGGATCCCGACGGCTACGAGGACGAGGACGGCTGCCCGGATCCGGACAACGACAAGGACACCGTCCTCGATCTGAAAGACCAGTGCCCGAACGAGATCGGCTCGGCGACTCAGGAGCCGCTCGGCTGCCCGGCGAAACCGGCGTTGGTGGTCGTCACGGACTGCGAGGTGAAGATCACCCAGCAGATCCACTTCGAGTACAACAAGGCCGTGATCCGCAAGGAGAGCTTCGGAGTCCTCGATGCCGTCGTCGACGTGCTGAACAAGAACCCCGACATCAAGATCGAGGTCCAAGGTCACACCGACAACCGTGGCAGCGCGAAGTACAACAAGACCCTGAGCGACAAGCGCGCGGCGAGCGTCATGAAGTACCTGGTGTCGCACGGCACCCCGGCCAGCCGCCTGACTTCGCACGGCTACGGCTTCGAGCGCCCCCTGGTCCCGAACAACTCCGAGCAGAACATGGCGCTGAACCGCCGCGTTCAGTTCGTACGCACCGAGGGAGCCAAGGAAGGCTGCCCGAAGACCCAGGGGAATTGA
- a CDS encoding DUF4398 domain-containing protein encodes MGLGFALGGCGHTLYVFQANSAASRLEEARELGAEKLAPYEYFYAQQHLEKAQEEAASADYSDASNLAEIAEEYADKAVRLSRDAHRGGGR; translated from the coding sequence ATGGGGCTCGGCTTCGCGCTCGGCGGCTGCGGGCACACGCTCTACGTGTTCCAGGCGAACTCCGCGGCGAGCCGACTCGAAGAAGCGCGCGAGCTCGGCGCGGAGAAGCTCGCGCCGTACGAGTACTTCTACGCCCAGCAGCACCTGGAGAAGGCGCAGGAGGAAGCGGCGTCGGCGGACTACAGCGACGCATCCAACCTCGCCGAGATCGCAGAAGAGTACGCGGACAAAGCCGTCCGCCTGTCGCGCGACGCGCACCGCGGAGGTGGCCGATGA
- the lexA gene encoding transcriptional repressor LexA, translating to MQGLTKRQEQTLAFIRHSINERGYPPTLREIGEHMGIKSTNGVNDHLRALERKGYLRREDMKSRALKLVEDPKLKSVPSASDDMVDVPVVGRVAAGAPLLAEENVIDNVRIDKMLVRGGKDVFGLKVAGDSMIDAGIFSGDYIFVKKQATADRGEIVVALIGDEATVKYYYPERDYVRFQPANAQMAPILVRASDFKPTMLLGKVIGVFRKI from the coding sequence ATGCAAGGACTCACGAAGCGCCAAGAGCAGACGTTGGCCTTCATCCGCCACTCGATCAACGAGCGCGGATATCCGCCGACCCTCCGCGAGATCGGGGAGCACATGGGGATCAAGTCGACCAACGGGGTCAACGATCACCTCCGTGCCCTCGAGCGCAAGGGATACTTGCGCCGCGAGGACATGAAGAGCCGGGCGCTCAAGCTGGTCGAGGACCCGAAGCTCAAGAGCGTGCCGTCTGCCTCCGACGACATGGTGGATGTCCCCGTCGTCGGCCGGGTCGCTGCGGGCGCCCCGCTCTTGGCCGAGGAGAACGTCATCGACAACGTGCGCATCGACAAGATGCTGGTGCGCGGCGGAAAGGACGTTTTCGGCCTGAAAGTGGCCGGCGACAGCATGATCGACGCGGGCATCTTCAGCGGCGACTACATCTTCGTGAAGAAGCAGGCCACGGCCGACCGGGGAGAGATCGTGGTCGCGCTCATCGGCGACGAAGCCACGGTGAAGTACTACTACCCGGAGCGCGACTACGTCCGCTTCCAGCCCGCGAACGCCCAGATGGCTCCGATTCTGGTCCGCGCCAGCGATTTCAAGCCGACCATGCTGCTCGGCAAGGTCATCGGCGTGTTTCGTAAGATCTGA
- a CDS encoding cyclic nucleotide-binding domain-containing protein, translating into MSVERVEQLRKVALFSGLKPQALELIAKVATEERHNSGTKIFQHGDAGDKLYLILEGKVRISREVPGMGEEALAVLGPGEVFGEMALLDESPRSADARVHERCRLLAIPKDGFDDLLFLHKDLAYEVLWSVVRMLVSRLRETTDKLTFLSVSGKF; encoded by the coding sequence GTGAGCGTCGAGCGGGTCGAGCAATTGCGCAAAGTGGCGCTATTTTCCGGCCTGAAGCCCCAGGCGCTGGAGCTGATCGCGAAGGTGGCGACCGAAGAACGCCACAACTCGGGCACCAAGATCTTCCAGCACGGGGACGCCGGCGACAAGCTGTACCTGATCCTCGAGGGCAAGGTGCGCATCAGCCGCGAGGTGCCAGGCATGGGCGAGGAAGCGCTCGCCGTGCTCGGACCCGGCGAGGTATTCGGTGAGATGGCGCTGCTCGACGAGTCGCCCCGCTCGGCGGACGCCCGCGTCCACGAGCGCTGCCGGCTCCTGGCCATCCCCAAGGACGGCTTCGACGACCTGCTCTTTTTGCACAAGGATCTGGCCTACGAGGTCCTGTGGAGCGTCGTCCGCATGCTGGTCAGTCGGCTGAGGGAGACCACGGACAAGCTCACCTTCCTGTCGGTGAGCGGGAAGTTCTAG